Proteins from a single region of Scleropages formosus chromosome 24, fSclFor1.1, whole genome shotgun sequence:
- the LOC108936593 gene encoding bone morphogenetic protein 7-like, whose amino-acid sequence MVVVVSVALGGPSLLLLLLAEALSSDTGGGGHARTDMQREILSIMGLPQRPRPRVHEKRDAAPAFMLDLYNAISTAGQDEGPPLGSVPDPNLLKNTDMVMSFNSLVDHDKEISTFPHYREYRFNLSNIPKGDVLTAAEFRIYKDFVHGYPENETFHVSIFQVLQEQPDRELDSLLVDLRLTWATEEGWLVFDITSTVTQWILHPEQNLGLQLIVETSDGHSANPGTAGLWDGRGIQSKQPFVVAFFKAAQVQTRSTRSTGPRQRGPARSKSSKGQQALRFTSSSGNSSTDQKQACKKHELFVSFQDLGWQDWIIAPEGYAAYYCDGECAFPLNSYMNATNHAIVQTLVHFINPEVVPRPCCAPTQLHAISVLYFDDSSNVILKKYRNMVVRACGCH is encoded by the exons ATGGTTGTTGTTGTGTCGGTGGCACTCGGTGGCCCgtctctcctcctgctcctcctggccGAAGCGCTGTCCTCCGACACCGGTGGAGGCGGCCACGCGCGCACGGACATGCAGCGCGAGATCCTCTCCATCATGGGGCTGCCGCAGCGCCCGCGGCCGCGCGTCCACGAGAAGCGCGACGCCGCGCCCGCGTTCATGCTGGACCTGTACAATGCCATCTCCACGGCCGGGCAGGACGAGGGACCCCCGCTGGGGTCTGTGCCCGACCCCAATCTTCTGAAGAACACCGACATGGTGATGAGCTTCAACAGCCTGG TGGATCATGACAAGGAGATCTCCACTTTTCCACACTACCGGGAGTACCGCTTTAACCTGTCGAACATCCCAAAGGGTGACGTCCTCACGGCTGCTGAGTTCCGCATCTACAAAGACTTTGTTCACGGATACCCGGAGAATGAAACCTTCCATGTCAGCATCTTCCAGGTGCTGCAGGAGCAGCCTGACAG GGAACTGGACTCGCTGCTTGTGGATTTGCGGCTTACTTGGGCTACAGAGGAAGGCTGGCTGGTGTTTGACATCACTTCCACTGTCACCCAGTGGATTCTCCATCCAGAGCAGAACCTCGGCCTGCAGCTGATTGTGGAGACCAGCGATG GCCACAGCGCGAACCCCGGTACGGCAGGACTGTGGGATGGCCGCGGCATCCAGAGCAAGCAGCCCTTTGTGGTAGCTTTCTTCAAGGCTGCTCAGGTGCAAACACGTAGCACCCGCTCCACAGGCCCCAGACAGCGGGGTCCCGCTCGATCCAAGAGCTCCAAAGGCCAGCAGGCACTGAGGTTCACCAGCAGCTCAG gaaacagcagcactgaccaAAAGCAGGCTTGTAAGAAGCATGAGCTTTTTGTGAGCTTCCAGGACCTGGGCTGGCAG GACTGGATCATTGCCCCAGAGGGATATGCAGCATATTATTGCGATGGCGAGTGTGCCTTTCCTCTTAACTCCTACATGAACGCCACTAACCATGCCATTGTGCAAACACTG GTCCACTTCATCAACCCAGAGGTGGTGCCCAGGCCCTGCTGCGCTCCCACCCAGCTCCATGCCATCTCCGTACTCTACTTTGACGATAGCTCTAATGTCATCCTGAAGAAGTACCGCAACATGGTGGTGCGAGCCTGCGGTTGCCATTAA